CTCCAGATGATCTATATATGTTGCTTAAACAAGTGGTGGAAGAAGTTGGACCTGGTAATGTTTTGCAGGTGATTACACATGGTGAGAAGCATTATATTGCCGCCGGAAAAAGATTAATGGATACTTTTCCTTCTCTGTATTGGGCTCCTTGTGCAGCTCATTGCATTGATTTGATACTAGAGGATATGGGAAAACTCGAGTGGATCAATGCAGTAATTGAACAGGCTAAATCTGTCACAAGATTTGTATACAACCATAGTACAGTGTTGAATTTAATGAGAAAGTTTACGGGTGGCAAAGATATTGTGCAACAGGGCCTAACTCGTTCTGCTACTAATTTTACAATGTTGCAAAGGATGGCTGACTTTAAGCTCAGCTTGCAAACTATGATAACTTCTCAGGAGTGGATAGACTGCCCATATGCAAAGCAACTTGGAGGATCGGCAATGCTAGAAATTATAGGTAATCGATCATTTTGGTCTTCATGCATCTTGATAATCCGCCTTACAAGTCCCCTCCTACGAGTTTTGGGAATAGCTAGTAGCAAAAAGAAAGCTGGAATGGGATACATATTTGCGGGAATGTATCGAGCAAAAGAAACAATAAAGAGAGAATTTGTTAAAAGAGAGGATTACATGGTGTACTGGAATATCATAGATAATAGGTGGGATCAGCAACGGCAACCTCCTCTCCATGTTGCAGGTTTCTTTCTTAACCCAAATTTCTTCTATAGCATTGAAGGAGATGTGCATAATGAGATTACGTCAAGAGTGTTCGACTGCATAGAGAAATTGGTCCCTGATATAGAAATCCAAGATAAGATAGTCAAAGAATTACACATCTACAAGAGTGCCGCTGGAGATCTTGGGAGGAAGATGGCAATTAGATCAAGAGAAACTCTGCTTCCTGGTACGTAGTGTTGTATTGCAAAAAGAACACTTCTCctgttaaatttgttttttttacctGATCTCGTAATGGCATTTCCTTGTATTAGCTGAATGGTGGTCTACGTATGGCGGAGGCTGTCTGAATTTGGCACGTTTGGCACTTCGTATACTCAGTCAAACATGCAGCTCGATTGGGTGCAGGCGCAATCACATCCCTTTTGAAAAGGTACATGCCACGAGAAATTTGCTGGAGCGCAAACGACTCAATGATGTTGTTTTTGTGCAGTGCAACTTGCGTCTCAAACAAATGTAAGTATGGTTTTAAAGATATTTACGGGTTAACAATAACAATGTTGCTATATTGCTAATTGACTTCATTGTAGTGTTGATGAAAGCAAAAGTCAGGTTTCTGTGGACCCTATTTCATTTGACGATATCAGTGCTGTGGAAGATTGGATCCTGCAAAATGACGTTTGCATGGAAGATTATGAGAGTTCAGATTGGATGGCTCTAGTTCCCCCTTCTGCTAACGCCGCCCAAGTAGCTAACAATATGCCAGCAGGATCTGCAATTGATGAAATTGAAGACTTGGGTGTTGGTAATTGCACTTTCTGgatttcaaaacattcataATATCGACACTTTTCTTTTACTTAATTGATTACAACCTTGGTTCAATTTGCAGGGTTTGCTGACTTCGAGATTTTTGAAGGGCTGAAAGAATTTAAGTAAGACCACGAGTTATAGCGCAAATAGCTGCGTTCATTGATGTCTCACTATGCTTGGCTGACGGCCCAACTGCAGAAAGGTTTATGTTTGAAGCCGTAAAACTCGGATGAAGTAGTGTGTTGAAAGGTGAAGCTTGAAAGTATGAAAATCTTTTGTACTCTGTTTTACATTATTAGAATTTGTTAGTGTTGCTGTAGTCTGATTAGTTCTAATCTGAGGTGTCCAAAAATCTTAACTTGTTGCTAAGATAAAAATGAGTAGAAGTGGTAATCTAGATTTGATTGTGTTGGTCAAGCATTAATTTCACTTAAACCAAAATAAACAATCAAACCGGCTTGGTTTaagatttttataaatatttacttttactttGGTAATTGACCAAAATgtttatttcatataaaatttataattttattggttttaaccaaattaattgaGTAAAGCAACTAATTTGATCAGTTtggttatatattatttagtttttCGGTTTGTTCAGTTAAAGGAATCTGAACTGAACCAAATACTCTTGTGATTGCTAACAAAGCCTTGCTTAAAATTAGATTTGATGTTGAATAACACATTCTGAAGTAGTTTTCTAGTTCCAAGTTGTTTTTTTGTATTCCCAATTTTGGTCAAATCATATTGTATGTATGCAGCTATTCAGATGCACGTTTCAAGGTTTTGATTACAGGAAACGATCATCGGCGAACAGGAGATGCAAATTGTGAGTACTCCCTCTACAGACTTGTACTCCATGGATAGCTTTATCCTGAACTGTCTTTCTAATCACAGATGACAAACTTTCTATACATAAGATTAAAAGATATGGTGAAACAATATCCCTTTCCCCGTTTAAGGTAGAATGTCGCTTTACCGTGAAAGAACTGCAAAAAATGGAATTGGTTACCATGAATATTTCTTAATTCTTTTGGAcgaaaaaataattcaattatatattttcaCGAAAAGTAAACATGAGATAAAAAATTCAGTCTTGCGTACTGCTTATTCCGATGAAATACCAGACAAGaaaaatacaacttgatcaCTAGCTAAGACCCCTAAATGAGCGACTTACCTATTTTAATTGTAGAAATTATCAAAATCAATGGCTGACTAGATGAAAGAACATGAAAACCTAAGATGTAGAATAATCAAATTTCgactttttttctctttatttaagaatttgaatttaataagaAGACGGCGCGTCTAAAATAAAATGGTCGGactttctttattattaattgattttcattttattaattttaatctttaCAGAACGAATCAGTCCTTACAACTAATAAGCATTTTTAAGAAAGAATGAGATTCGTTTTTTTATCCATTCAAAGCTTTCATAAGGAAGAACTTATTAATTCGATCCTTTTCGGCTAAACATAATTCTTTAGATTGCTGTTTCTACATTGCCTCCTCTTTTTTAGAGAgtagttataaaaaatattatgcttTTGAAATAATTGCTAAAACTACTTAgagtttgaaattttattttttattctttttcttccGAATATactatatttacttttttttatttaataaaatttacacatcatttatcaaattaaccaaaaaccaaagtttagattttttttatcttaatttccaGATTAAACTTAATTTAGTAGTAGATTGAACATTAATTTTGTTTGGGTTCCTAGGCCTTCAAATTAGTACTTCTAGCTTTGACACTAGTCCTGTTTAAACCTCTAGGTTTCCGGATTAGTTTCTACCTGCGAGTAAATCTCGTCTGAACTTTAGGTTACTGCATTAACTTGTACCTCGTGACACGTGAGCTACACCTTATTTCCTTTAAACCAAACTTAGGTAAACCGATTAAAGCATTACACCTAAATGGAACCTATCTAGTTCcgagtttggaattattttctTGCAAACAGTATCAAACACTCTTTTATCTTTGTATTCAAGTAATTGATAATACTGATAAACAAAGTACTTGACCAAAATCAAGAACCTAACTAGAAAGTGTTGAAACAAAACTTCCAATCTGCTGTGCAAAAACTCACACTACACAAGGAATTGATGATAAGCccagaaaaaaaaagaatgaaaagaaATAGAATAGGCAAACCAAAATAAGAAAACATGAAAACTAATAACGTTTTCCCAGAATGATGCCAAGGATGACAGAAACAAGGGCCACCCCCAAAATAAACTTGAAGTGCAATGCAGGAGAAGCCTCTGCAACTGCAGTAGTAGAAGCAGAAGCAGATGCAGCCTCCACCGCCTTTTTCTTACTCTTCCTCTTCGTCGGAGTTGTAAATGTTTCTCCGATGTCTCTTGATTTTATTTCTGTGCCGTCCTTCACATCATCAACCTGCACAAATTTCAGTGAGATTATGTCAAACTTGGTTATATATTTATGCAGTCTTGGGGGCCCCATAATGAATAATGGAGTGCATGAACTCACCTTTTTCAACAACTTTGCATCAGCCAGTTCTAGTTTCTGCTCAAGCTCCTTCACTTGGTTAACTAGAAGTATGGTTTCTTTTTTCTTGGCTTCAAGCTCTTCAATGGATTTCTTCAGGGCTGCTTCCTTTTTAGCATCTGCTTCTTCCTGTTTGATTGGACATGGCAGACAAGTTTCAGAAAATATAAAACCACAAGGACAGTAAGAACTAACACACACCAAGAAATGATACTTCCTTGAACTTCATTGAGCTTccgtttttaatacttttgtTAAGCATAAAGGTACTTGGGATTATATGATTACCTCTTCTTTCAGTCGAGCTTCAGCTGTTGCCAATTTTCCCTCAAGTTCCTGGAGATGGGATTGCAATACGGATTTCTCATCCATAGCAGCCTTTAGATTTTTAATCTCGGATTTTAGGATATCATCGCTTGCCTTCTGCTCTTTCAGTTGCTCTTCAAGCTGGACGATCACAGATTGGAGTTCCTTCTTGGAGTTTTGATATGAGTCATTAAGCAGGTTTTTCTCTTCCACAGCAGAAGATAGCTGCATATGCACAGTTTATCGAGTCAGACGACCATATCAACTAACTCGTTTTACAAGAATTCAAAAGGAAGTGTATCAAACCTGAGACTGCAGTCTTTTCCCTTCATCAGTGAGCTGCTGGGTCAAATCTTCAATAGCTTTGTTTGAAGTGTGAAGCTGTTCTACTGTTTCATCCTTCTCAGAATGGGTTGCAGACAGTTTTGCCTCTAAACCACTCAGTTTTGACTCGTTGGAGGCCAGTTCTTGTGTGAGCTTCAAATTTACCTCAGCTAGTCCTTCATTCTCCTTCTCAAAGTGGCTAGACTTGGTTTGCAATTCCTCAACAATACTTtccaattgttttaattttatgtgaGCCTCTTCCAACTCAAGTTTTCGGGTTTCAGCTATGGAAGATACTTCACGAGTTTGCTCTCCATGTAATTTTATTTGGCTTTCATGTGCATTGAGCTTGTCGTTCAAATCTTTTGTTTCAGATTCCCTCTGAGCCAATCTCTCAATGGCCTCTTTTAGCTCCTCTTCTACTTGTAACAGCCGGGCTTCAGTTGAAGAATGGAGTTCTAAAGCCCTCGAGTGCTTATCTGATATTTCTGAGATAGTGCTTACGTGAGAAGCAAGTTGTTCAGCTGAGGCCTCCTTCTGAGAAACTTCAGAATTCAGCAAATCCTGAAGTTCATCGACCTTGCTTCTGAGTTGATTGTTTCTCTCGATTAAGAGTTCATTCTCTGCTTGAGAGTTAGAAGCCTTATTTTCTGCTTCCAAAATCTGCTTTCCAAGTTCTTCATTTGCGGTTTCCACAGAAGCCACTTTTAGCAAACACAAATCTAATTCTTCCTTCAAAGTTGCAGATTTTCCAGCTGCTTCTGATACCTGGTCTTCATATGACTTCACTTGGTCTTGGAGAGTCATCAGTTTGTCAACCAGCAATTTTGCCTCAGAGTCTTTGTTGGTGAAGTTTGCTAAAGTTTCTTGAAGTTTGAGTTCTGAATCTCTAGCTAAAGATTCATGCAATGTTTCAAGCTCTGATTTTCTCACAGTAGCTTCCTCTAATAGCTTCACTTGTTGCTCCAGTTGCTCCTCGGTAGACTTGAGCTTCAACATCACATCGCTTTCTCTCAATCCAGCAGCTGATAGATCTTTTTCAATGGACTCCAACTTCTCTTGCATCACATTCAACTCATTGCGCAAGACTTCCACAAGATTCTCGGCTTCAGACAGCTTCTCAGTGGTACTGCTTGAAGCATCTTCTAAGATTTTCTTTTCGGTAGTTACTGAATTAAGGCATTCTGTCAGATCTCGCTCCTTTTCACTGGCTGCTTGCATTGCAATTTCAAGGCATGATGCTTTTGCTTGGAATGCTTCAAGCTCCGATGAAAGTTCAGATGCCTTGTTGAAGTATTTGTTGGACTCTGCTTCTGCATCCAcagattttttttctaatgtgCTGATCTGCTCTTCTAGTTCCTGAATCCTGTACTTCTCTGCTTCAAGTAACAGCTCTAGTTCATTGACCTTTTTGCTAGCGTCCTCTACTTTTGAATGAGACATCTGGAACAGATCTTCAAGTTCAAGGCCGCGCTGATGGCTCATATTTGCTCGGTCCTCATGTTCAGCAGACTTCTCAGTAGCAATTCTTAACTCCTCCTCAAGCTCTGCAGTTTTCGATGATGACTGATTTAGAGAAGATTCAAGGTTGGTTATCTTGACCTGGTATTCCTGTATCTGATCGCTCAACTGTTTCTTTTCTTCCTCCAAATCTTTTAATGCATTACTTAGTTCAGATACTTTCACAGAGAATTCGTTTGCTTCTCTCTCAGCATCACTGCATTTCAGTTCAACTAAATTCAGTTGTTGCTCAAGCTCCACATTCTTCTGCTCTATTGCAATAGAACGTGTCTCAAATTCTCTCAGTTGGGATTTTGCATTTTCTGCTGCCTCATTTGAAGCTTTAATTAAATCCTCAAGGTCCAAATTCTTTTGAGTAGCTGATGCTACAGCAATTCCTGACTCGCTGTGAAGCTCTTCCAGAGATTTCAATTTTTGTTCAAGCTCTGCATTGTTTGATAAAGCTTGAGACAAAAGCGAATCCGTTTTCAAGAAATTCTCATCTGAAACTTTCAACTTGTTCTCAACGTCACTGCATAATTCTTTCATTTGTGCTGCATTACTAGTAAGATTGGTTACAGTTGCTTCAAGAGCTTCTTTTTCTTTCACTACTTTAGCCAATTCGTCATTTAAAGTTGACACCTCTGCTTCCTTGTTTTGAATCTTGGCTTCAGCGGATTCCCTTGCATCAACTTCCTCCTTCAGCTTCAATTTTATGGCTTCCAACTGAGAAACCTTTTCCTGAAGATCTTCTTTGGTGGCACTGACCAAGCTCTCCAAGGACAAGAAATCTTCCTTCATCTGAGTTTCCGAAACCCTTTTCAATTCCAAATCTTGTGTTAATTCAGTTACAAGAGCCTCCTTTGAAGAAACTCTTTCTTCCATGTCCAGCAGTTGTGATTTTGAAAGTGCCAATTCTTCCGTAACAGCTGAAAGTTGTGTGGTAGCGTTTTGAAGGGCTTCTTCGACCTTCTGGTTTTCGGCAATCTTCTCATAGAGGCTCTGAACTTCCTTTTGAAGAGTAGTCATCTGATTTTCCATTTCGTTTGCAGTTACTTTTGCCTCCTCAAGCAGCCTCTCGAATTCCGAAGCTCTTTGTGTCGCAGAATCAGCATGAGAACCGCTTTCTTTGTGCAACTCCTCAAATCTCTTGGCCTCAGCTGCAGAAACCTGCAGTTCCTGTTCCAACTCTTGCATCTTCTTTTTGGAGCTGTCAAGATCAAGGCTGAGGCCATCGAATGACTCCTTCACTTGCATCAATTCCTTGTGCTTCGTTTCTTGCACCTGCAGAGCTTCTTGCAAAGAGTTGAGCTGCAAACTGTATTTCTCCTCGGCTTCAATTATCTGCTCTTGCAATTTCTTGTTAGTTACTTGAAGCTCCTCATACTTCTTTTCACTTCCCTCCAGCTTCTCCTTTACAAGCAATACCTCTTCCCGCACCTTGGCATTCTCAGACTCGGACAGCTTTAAGGATTCAGCTACTCTTGTTAATTCGAGTTCCAATTCCTTGGCATTCTCTTGAGCTTCCAGTAACTCCCTGCTTAAACTTCCTTCAATCGTCGACACCTCTGCAGTTGCTTCATTCGCATTAACCAATTCCTTCTCTACCTTTATGAATTCTCCATCAGTCTCTCCTTTTTCTACCTCTGCCAACTCTCCGTTTGTTGCCTGTTTCAAAGATAAAtcgaatattttttattttcccaATTTCTGGGATAGTTTTCATTCATATTGCACTATTGAATCCTATATTTCGgcgtttcaattttgtttatcTAACTCCAAAACCACCTATTCCTTGTAAAATATTGTTTTGTGATTTTCCATTTCAATATTTCTTGTGTCTATGTTTTCATTACAAGGAATCAAAAACACAATCAGTGACATCCTTGGTTCATAACAAGCATCACGGAGAGAACGACGTCggaaattttatattgaaaGAAGAATTAACATTTGTATCACAGGTGATTGTCAAAAACTTACCTTGATGGGCTCAGCTTTATCCTCACTATCACCCTTCATTATTGGCACATCTGAAACTTGGGTGGCTTCTTCcatgtttagatttgtatctGTGAAATATATACAAAGTTAAGCATgagttaaaatttgaaaatacttaattgaattaataattaagaaacATTGGAAAATGCTACACAAAGCACAAACTTAACTGAAAATCACTCTCAACTTTcacatgaaaaatataaaatctaaCCACAGAATTACATTGCCATTCTGTTTTGTGGAATTCATTTCAAGTCATTACATTACATTATTTACAGataacatttaatttaaatatgaaaaatacatTTCATTCTAGATATGAAATATCAACTATACTGATTGGTTTTATTCTAGTTTTTTATTTCCTAAACAATTCATTAGATATGTGTGAGCATGAACAAGAATTTGATGTTCACAAGTTTTTAAGCTTACACATATTTAAAAACTATATATTCGAAATGCagaattataaaacaaaatatctagattttttaaaactaaatattcTAAATTTTATCCCTATACAGCCTCatatataaaaacatttattttatgtAGACTTTTACATCAACTCAGGaagaatataaaaaaactatGATATTGACAGAGTGTATTAGCTGACCTGGCAGCTAGATTTTGTAATCTATGGTGTATCGGTGACAAAAAGACACatcagataaataaataaatgaattaattaGTTCAGTAGCTGTAAAATGCTCAGACTTTAACTGAAAACTGTTtcaatttgaaaagaaaactGAAACCAGTACATTTCTTATTACAGAAAAACTCATTTAAGTAAAGCATTtaatatttcattaattttaggtgcgtttggttaaattatcttttcagttttaaaatcgtaaaagaagaaacttaaaacaattgaaataatcaaattaatgtctataagagaaataaataaatcaaccaAATACTAAAAAAGTCAgaaattaatatacatttttttattacaaagtACTACTAGCAGATTTGCACATGAAAATTTCAGCCTCATCATAATAAGTGGATGGATCATGAtaacataaatttattattatccaACCAACTATAATTGTATACCCTGGCCACCGCCCAgacccaatttttttttaattcaatgaaaataatttaaccaataaactatagttcaaatggtataaatacTGGGCATCAAACTGTCAAAATCGAAAATTCATTtttccaattatcaaaaaaaaaaattaattcgtTAAATTACGAAAATATTGCTCCAGCGACAACATGAAAGTTTCAGTTATTCCCCCTAAACTCCaaaaaaaagttgtaaaatatttatttggtgTTTCATTTTACAAATTACAAGTCGGCTGAggagattaaaaaataatactatataaAAACAGACGTTGAAATgtcatataaataaattttgcttATGCTATGTTGATTGATCTTCTAATAATTTATTACTTAAAGaggatttttaaattaatttaaagcggatttttaaattaatttaaagaggATTAATGAGGCCTAAATTGCACATCAACACcccaaaataaatattatattgcACATCGGGGCCCCCTAAAggaaatattatcatattaagATAAGGGTGCGTGCAGAAAATTTGACCCACCCTCTAATTTTGTAATAATGAACAATAAACtaagaaaaatttgaaataaataaatgaacatGCCTACCATGATCACATATATACATGTAAGGCAAGACCTGAACAGTAGTAATTGTGACAAAACTTACAACCCTGCATTATTGTTTTATTCATTTGTTTGGtgacttttgttttttttattgtataagcAGGACAAAAACTATATTAAGATCTAAATCATACATCTGACCCATCATGTGAAACTATTAATTTCTATTTgtccttttaattaaaaagaaaaaaattgattccATGACATTTGAGCTATAGTTTAGTAGTAAACTATTAAAtatattacaaattatataattagCTAATAACAGTACTTGCCACTCCAAATCTGAAGCGATTGAAATTCTCCTTTTGTGATAAAACGTTGAAAAGTAATGCAATCTAGGCCATCCATTTGAGAAGATGAGATGCATCAATCAgtcaattttgttttaaataaacatTATATAAATGGAAGAACCAAAAAGGAACCGTAGTGGGTGGGCCCtgtcttcttttcttttgtttcattTTCTAACCTCAaaagtataattataaaaaagacgGTGACAGCTCAATTCTCCTATTATTTGCAATTCAATCCCATAATTCCCATATTTTCCTAGAATAAACAAAATGCATTTAacattcaatttttcttttatcagAAAAGATTCAAATACAAGGGACTTCTAATTAAAGGAAAATTAATTTACCAATTTCACaccatttaaaattaattcaaatgaaaTTGATACACTTACATATATACTGCTTTTAGCTAGAAAGGAATTCTTAGCAAGTTATAGTTCTTGTTTAATTTCAACAACTAATAATTCTATTTCACCAGTAAACTATAATTCAAACAGTATAAACGGTATACAATATTATATTAAACTACAGATTCAATTCTTCTTATAAGCACTTCTCTTCTcgattatcaaaaaataatatcatttcaCTTCCGATCAACTTCAACTAAAATTGATATAGAGGtggaaaactaatttttttaagttaaaattagaaaaaaaacagAGGTTGTAAGgaaattaattttgtgttgaTCTTTTGAAAAACTAGAATTAGAAGATGATGATCATGTAAATAAAGGATGAATAGCCGATGAGTTGAGATaacaaaaactaaataaaaaaactacagAAAACAAGGAGAGATGTGATTACCGTGTAAGAGATCGAGAGCTGCCTGCCTCTGATTTCAACAATCCGATTCcttttttggttttcaaaaaTTCAATCTCAAATTTTAGAGTAAAGTTTTAAgacaaaaatgaaatattgtgAGAGAGTATCTTTGGAATATAAGAAAGAGTGTGGACTCCCACTGCAAAATATTGGGGTGGGTTGGGTCCCATTTGTCAAACAGCCAATCTTTACTATGGGTTTGGTTTGGTCCAATGCTGCCGTTTTGGTTCTCTTCTTTCCTTTTTGCCCTCTCTATTTCGTTTATTTACTATCTTATCATAACTCGTAAAAACTACTTTATCCCGCCTCAACTTATGTTATGTGCCCAATTGGCTCATCAATTTAGCGCTTgctctaattaaacacaaaccTATCAGTTTTTATCCGTTTTAAGGCAGCATGTGGCCAATGTGGGCCTAGCCTGAATAGTTAAGTggaaattaggcccagcacGTTAAAAGGCCTAAATAATCTCATCAGCACCGCGCGGCCCATCCTCCATCTTTTTTACGATCTTATTGTTTTTGTATTGCAGATTAGTACTTTTCGTTTCTTATTTTACCGTTAATCTCATTTCAATTATCTCTCAGCTATTAATCCTTCGCTATAATCTAGGTGTTTTGTCTGTCATTGCATGTTTAAATttccttctttttctcttttaaccgCTCCATTTCCTTACTGACTTTGTGTTTTCTTAACTGCTCAACCACGATTACTTAGTGTTCTTTGCGTtcagttttttaatttcatactcTTCACAAAATGGTTACTACTCGCTCAGTttcgaaaaaaaatcctaaatctCCCTCTAAAATCCCTAAACGAAAGAATCCAGCGATGAAACGGAAGATTGATTTTGTGGAGACTGAAATGAGAGTTTCAGATGATCATGATGACGATGACGACGATTTTCAGGAAGTTCCGATgcaagttaagaaaaaaatgaaatcaaactTTTCTGTTGGTGAAAGTTCTAAAGCTATTAGAAATGTTAAGGTATTTTGTttgttacatttttttattaattgcattttatttgttatttattagttaataatGTGAATATTGTGTGATTTGGAATTTTTAATCAGTTTATAAATGCTTATGTGGTTAATTTACTCGTTTATTTaatattgttaatttatattataattatcttACTAGTTTCTAATGGTtatctgtttttatttttgttttctaattttgttataatatacatatatttgtaTATAGGTTTGTTTTTGTGTTACTATGTGTTAGTTAAGAGCTTgtttttcattcattttttttattacaaatgttttgtttaaatttagttttaatcatAGTTTACCTAATGGTTGTTAATGGGAATCTagttttttactttatattattgtaatatttataTGGTTTTCTATATGTTTTCTAatgatgttttttcttt
This window of the Mercurialis annua linkage group LG5, ddMerAnnu1.2, whole genome shotgun sequence genome carries:
- the LOC126681279 gene encoding uncharacterized protein LOC126681279, which translates into the protein MESPSLGHKRDSGWKYCEMLKEGEKVHIKCIYCGKIFKGGGIFRLKEHLAGRKGGGPICQRVPPDVRVLMEQALDGSASSAKQNKQRVSQERLSLGNNDFDNTPEQPLTTTKVTRHKKDLAWKYCQALKIGDRVQIKCNYCDKVFKGGGIYRFKEHLAGRKGAAPVCERVPSDIRLSIQECLHEVVPKQKKKQRMVTEDGTDVDSPTVHVDTDAFANPFHYEDDENGVPVPIDPYSNFPLDEDDLISQGNTDSRKRGRGKTPLAVVDNSGPLNILHLKKVDNAIHSTMGKFLYDIGANFDALDSTYFQRLVDMLSSGASGILAPSNHDLRGWILKKLVEEIKNDIEHFRTTWTRTGCSIMVEEWNSERGTVLLNIFVNCSQGTVFLKSVDASHIIYSPDDLYMLLKQVVEEVGPGNVLQVITHGEKHYIAAGKRLMDTFPSLYWAPCAAHCIDLILEDMGKLEWINAVIEQAKSVTRFVYNHSTVLNLMRKFTGGKDIVQQGLTRSATNFTMLQRMADFKLSLQTMITSQEWIDCPYAKQLGGSAMLEIIGNRSFWSSCILIIRLTSPLLRVLGIASSKKKAGMGYIFAGMYRAKETIKREFVKREDYMVYWNIIDNRWDQQRQPPLHVAGFFLNPNFFYSIEGDVHNEITSRVFDCIEKLVPDIEIQDKIVKELHIYKSAAGDLGRKMAIRSRETLLPAEWWSTYGGGCLNLARLALRILSQTCSSIGCRRNHIPFEKVHATRNLLERKRLNDVVFVQCNLRLKQIVDESKSQVSVDPISFDDISAVEDWILQNDVCMEDYESSDWMALVPPSANAAQVANNMPAGSAIDEIEDLGVGFADFEIFEGLKEFK